The Puntigrus tetrazona isolate hp1 unplaced genomic scaffold, ASM1883169v1 S000000283, whole genome shotgun sequence genome contains a region encoding:
- the fbxl15 gene encoding F-box/LRR-repeat protein 15 yields MINNVRGSEDSISMDQKPEERTQSQSQRCQLLDLPWEDVLVTHVFCYLPLRHLVSLQSVSRSFRSLIQVYLANCRKFDPAQTGPHIPKEAFCSMLRHNQVLHHLCVSNCSDWIADKELLPVIGQNQHLLRVELRGCAHLSRHALVAVSLSCPRLQHLSLAHCEWVDSLALRSLADHCPDLRSLDVTACRQLKDEAVCYLAGKCAALRSLSVAVNANITDAAVEEVAKKCRELERLDLTGCLRVRNEAIRTLAEYCPKLLSLKVNHCHNVTESSLGVLRRRDVEIDVEPPLQRALVLLQDVVGFAPFINLQI; encoded by the exons GTGTCAGCTGCTGGACCTGCCGTGGGAGGATGTGTTAGTGACACACGTGTTCTGTTACCTGCCGCTGCGTCACCTGGTCAGCCTGCAGAGCGTCAGCAGGAGCTTTCGTTCTCTCATCCAGGTGTATCTGGCCAACTGCCGGAAGTTTGATCCTGCGCAG ACGGGGCCTCACATTCCTAAAGAAGCCTTTTGCTCGATGCTTCGCCACAACCAAGTTCTCCACCACCTCTGCGTCAGCAACTGCTCCGATTGGATCGCGGACAAAGAGCTGCTGCCCGTGATCGGTCAGAACCAGCACCTGCTGCGCGTGGAGCTGCGCGGCTGCGCTCACCTGAGCCGTCACGCGCTGGTGGCCGTGTCCCTGAGCTGCCCTCGGCTGCAGCACCTGAGCCTGGCTCACTGCGAGTGGGTGGACAGTCTGGCGCTGCGCAGCCTAGCCGATCACTGCCCGGACCTGCGCTCGCTGGACGTCACCGCCTGCAGGCAGCTGAAGGACGAGGCCGTGTGCTACCTGGCCGGGAAGTGTGCGGCGCTGCGCTCGCTCTCCGTGGCCGTCAACGCCAACATCACGGACGCCGCCGTGGAGGAGGTGGCCAAGAAGTGCAGGGAGCTGGAGAGACTGGACCTCACGGGCTGCCTGCGAGTCAGGAACGAGGCCATCAG GACGCTGGCAGAGTACTGCCCCAAACTGCTGTCTCTCAAGGTGAACCACTGTCACAACGTCACCGAGTCGAGTCTGGGCGTCCTGCGGCGGCGTGACGTGGAGATCGACGTGGAGCCTCCCCTGCAGAGGGCGCTAGTGCTGCTGCAGGACGTCGTGGGCTTCGCTCCCTTCATTAACCTGCAGATCTAG